A DNA window from Thermoplasmata archaeon contains the following coding sequences:
- a CDS encoding HAD family hydrolase: MVIDSLSPEQRMKAAASEDAESVLEQYNTRIEGHYNEELTTSRIRYGENVVSNHNTHVVLKRLYHAFVNVFIIALAVIDILWMILDPDIIYFVILTTLIVVSGTMTFIQETRSGKAAAKLVNMVTTIITVRRENVETEVDSVDLVAGDILILDTGDVVPADVRIIKSNHLKVDQSALTGESEAATKYAEPVKCEGSILECNNMAFMGTSVMEGSAEAVVIAVGDDTVIGSMAEKLSTKSSKTTYDKGSSAIVSVLLKLMIFTVPPVFIIMVIKGFLNAGEFLFEDVMEALIFAITLAIGLMPEMLATIVSTNLAKGAIDMSKKRVIVKDVNAIQNFGGMDVLCSDKTGTLTENRISVEANNNIYGTPSTLVEKLVCLNSMKLTSATNQIDWAIQEHAENEYLLEELDEYEWVGDIPFDFIRRRATVIVNKKEDVNLMVTKGAVPEILSISTRYLDEEGEIRDLDENTVNKILGLVEWYSKKGMRVLGVTHKYFPAGQTEFSPSDETDQTFAGFVVFTDPVKRTAKGAIKDLNEYGIKVKVLTGDNEYVTHYVCEAIGIKCSVKDRDVSSLEEFDP; the protein is encoded by the coding sequence GTGGTAATTGATTCGCTTTCACCGGAACAGAGAATGAAGGCGGCCGCATCTGAGGATGCGGAGTCCGTACTAGAGCAGTACAACACCAGGATCGAAGGTCACTACAATGAGGAGCTGACGACGTCCCGTATCAGGTACGGAGAGAATGTCGTCTCGAATCACAACACTCATGTGGTTCTGAAAAGACTGTATCATGCATTCGTAAACGTATTCATAATAGCATTAGCGGTCATAGACATCCTCTGGATGATTCTGGATCCCGACATCATTTACTTCGTCATCCTTACGACTTTGATAGTTGTGAGCGGTACGATGACATTCATCCAGGAGACACGCAGCGGGAAGGCCGCTGCTAAACTGGTGAACATGGTGACCACGATCATCACGGTCCGCCGTGAGAATGTCGAGACCGAGGTAGACTCTGTCGACCTCGTCGCCGGAGACATACTGATCCTGGACACGGGGGATGTAGTTCCCGCGGATGTCAGGATCATCAAATCCAACCATCTGAAGGTCGACCAGTCCGCCCTCACAGGAGAGTCGGAGGCGGCCACGAAATATGCTGAGCCCGTGAAATGCGAGGGAAGCATCCTGGAATGCAACAATATGGCGTTCATGGGAACCAGTGTCATGGAAGGCTCTGCTGAGGCGGTGGTCATCGCGGTCGGTGATGATACTGTGATAGGTTCCATGGCCGAGAAGCTATCGACCAAATCTTCCAAGACCACTTACGACAAGGGAAGCAGCGCAATCGTTTCCGTGCTTCTCAAACTCATGATATTCACGGTTCCTCCTGTTTTCATCATCATGGTGATCAAGGGATTCCTCAATGCAGGTGAGTTCCTATTCGAGGATGTCATGGAGGCGTTGATCTTCGCGATCACTCTTGCGATAGGACTGATGCCTGAGATGCTTGCCACGATAGTATCAACCAATCTGGCCAAAGGCGCCATAGACATGTCTAAGAAAAGGGTCATCGTGAAGGACGTCAATGCGATCCAGAACTTCGGAGGGATGGATGTTCTTTGTTCGGACAAGACGGGAACGCTCACGGAGAACAGAATCTCGGTCGAGGCGAACAACAATATCTACGGAACCCCCAGCACCCTGGTCGAGAAGCTAGTATGTCTGAACAGTATGAAGCTCACATCCGCGACCAATCAGATCGATTGGGCAATCCAGGAGCACGCTGAGAACGAGTATCTTTTGGAGGAACTAGACGAATACGAATGGGTTGGCGATATACCGTTCGATTTCATCAGAAGGAGAGCTACCGTCATCGTCAACAAGAAAGAGGATGTCAACCTCATGGTCACAAAGGGCGCGGTCCCGGAGATCCTCTCGATATCCACCAGATATCTGGATGAGGAAGGGGAGATACGCGACCTGGACGAAAACACAGTAAACAAAATCCTGGGCCTGGTCGAATGGTACAGCAAGAAGGGAATGCGTGTCCTCGGAGTAACTCACAAGTACTTCCCGGCTGGACAGACTGAATTCAGCCCTTCTGACGAGACTGACCAGACGTTTGCGGGATTCGTTGTCTTTACCGATCCAGTGAAGAGGACGGCCAAAGGAGCGATCAAAGATCTGAATGAGTATGGCATCAAGGTCAAGGTCCTTACGGGCGATAACGAGTACGTAACACACTATGTGTGTGAGGCAATAGGGATCAAGTGCTCCGTCAAGGACAGAGACGTATCCTCACTGGAGGAATTCGACCC